A window of the Xiashengella succiniciproducens genome harbors these coding sequences:
- a CDS encoding ABC transporter ATP-binding protein: protein MMFLQASQVVKRYSNHLALDRVDLEVPESSIFGLLGPNGAGKTTLIRIINQITAPDEGTIMFNGRKLSSKDVVNIGYLPEERGLYKKMKVGEQALYLAQLKGLSRQDALKKLKLWFEKFEIQNWWDKKVEELSKGMQQKVQFIVTVLHSPALLIFDEPFSGFDPINANILKQEILNLRNSGATVIFSTHNMSSVEEICDNITLINQGKAILSGKVNEVRRRYNENIAKIEFSGDKSNVVSSLGSDYKILEEKEQDNIYSLLLKMPEGADINRMLQQVMAHCHIHSCQEVMPSMNDVFIRVVGESQKPN from the coding sequence ATGATGTTTTTACAAGCCTCTCAAGTCGTCAAGAGATATTCAAATCATCTTGCCCTTGACAGAGTAGATCTGGAGGTACCGGAAAGCTCAATCTTCGGTCTTTTGGGCCCTAACGGAGCAGGAAAAACTACCCTGATCCGGATTATCAACCAGATTACAGCCCCGGATGAGGGAACAATAATGTTTAATGGAAGAAAGCTCTCTTCCAAAGATGTTGTAAATATAGGCTACCTGCCGGAAGAGAGAGGCCTTTACAAAAAGATGAAGGTCGGAGAACAGGCCCTTTACCTTGCCCAGCTAAAAGGCTTGTCAAGGCAGGATGCTCTTAAGAAGCTCAAGCTTTGGTTTGAGAAATTTGAAATTCAAAACTGGTGGGACAAGAAGGTTGAGGAACTGTCCAAGGGTATGCAACAGAAGGTACAGTTTATCGTCACCGTCCTCCACTCCCCTGCTCTGCTGATCTTCGATGAACCTTTCAGCGGATTTGACCCCATCAATGCCAATATCCTGAAGCAGGAAATACTGAACCTAAGGAACTCAGGTGCTACTGTTATTTTCTCTACACACAATATGAGTTCGGTAGAAGAAATTTGTGACAACATCACATTGATCAACCAGGGTAAAGCGATTCTGTCGGGTAAGGTCAATGAGGTGCGTCGTCGTTACAATGAAAATATAGCAAAGATTGAGTTTAGCGGAGACAAATCCAATGTAGTATCTTCCCTGGGATCAGATTATAAGATACTTGAAGAAAAAGAGCAGGACAACATTTATTCTTTGCTGTTAAAGATGCCTGAAGGCGCAGATATCAACAGGATGCTGCAGCAGGTGATGGCACACTGTCATATCCACAGCTGCCAGGAAGTGATGCCCAGCATGAATGATGTCTTTATCCGTGTAGTAGGTGAGAGCCAAAAACCCAACTAA
- a CDS encoding RrF2 family transcriptional regulator, with translation MDMLSKASEYAIRALVYIETKNRGNNRPGYREIAAAIDAPEQFTAKILQSLVRQGMLNSVRGRGGGFFFDADADPLKLVDVITSVEGNKLFTKCGIGLSQCSSESPCPIHHEYAVIRDRYLNLVSQTTIQILADRIMEGDAVLNRLNLLDS, from the coding sequence ATGGATATGTTGTCGAAGGCATCAGAATATGCAATAAGAGCATTAGTATATATAGAAACCAAGAACCGGGGCAATAATCGCCCCGGTTATCGTGAGATTGCTGCTGCAATAGATGCTCCTGAGCAGTTTACCGCCAAGATACTACAATCATTGGTCAGGCAGGGAATGCTCAATTCGGTACGTGGACGAGGAGGAGGATTCTTCTTTGATGCAGATGCCGATCCACTAAAGCTTGTAGATGTAATTACTTCAGTCGAAGGGAACAAACTCTTTACAAAGTGCGGCATTGGCCTGAGCCAATGCTCGTCAGAATCCCCATGCCCTATTCACCATGAATATGCAGTAATTCGTGACCGTTACCTTAATTTGGTAAGCCAAACGACTATTCAAATTTTAGCTGACAGGATAATGGAAGGAGATGCCGTTCTCAACCGCCTCAACCTCCTTGATTCTTAA
- the ric gene encoding iron-sulfur cluster repair di-iron protein — MELTKNSIVGAVVADNFRAADVFKKYGIDFCCGGNITIAEAAEKANGPVDDLLESLNAATAQKDLESDLLQRLELDALADHIVERHHAYVRENVQSIPPYLEKLAQVHGDRHPELYKVRELFAQAAEALMSHISKEEAILFPRIRQLVAAKHQGSTPPPSPFGSIANPIAAMHKEHDDEGERFRLISELTNGYTVPQDGCNTYRVGLAKLHDFENDLHRHIHLENNILFPRAIELEKNL; from the coding sequence ATGGAACTAACAAAAAACAGCATTGTCGGAGCCGTAGTTGCAGACAACTTCAGAGCTGCAGATGTATTTAAGAAGTATGGGATAGATTTCTGCTGTGGTGGTAATATAACAATTGCAGAAGCAGCAGAGAAAGCCAACGGTCCAGTTGATGATCTGCTTGAGAGTTTGAATGCAGCGACAGCACAGAAAGATCTGGAGTCAGACTTGTTGCAAAGACTCGAACTGGATGCCCTTGCAGACCATATTGTAGAAAGGCATCACGCCTATGTCCGTGAGAATGTACAGAGCATTCCACCCTATCTTGAAAAACTTGCACAAGTACATGGAGACAGGCATCCTGAGCTATACAAAGTGAGGGAATTATTCGCACAGGCTGCAGAAGCCCTAATGAGTCATATTAGCAAAGAAGAGGCCATATTATTTCCAAGAATTCGTCAGTTGGTTGCAGCAAAACACCAGGGCAGCACCCCTCCACCCTCTCCATTTGGCAGCATAGCCAATCCAATAGCAGCCATGCACAAAGAGCATGATGACGAAGGAGAGAGGTTCAGACTCATATCAGAACTGACCAATGGATACACAGTACCTCAGGATGGCTGCAACACATACAGGGTGGGTCTGGCCAAGCTGCATGACTTTGAGAATGACCTGCATCGTCACATACATCTTGAAAACAATATCCTTTTCCCCAGGGCAATCGAATTAGAAAAAAATCTGTAA